The Thiothrix subterranea genome has a segment encoding these proteins:
- a CDS encoding sensor histidine kinase, protein MNALRRLRIFWWLPVYLLVLYGLTVQLDSLSFAPDNRWQATFNVATPGATRTHGSIRIPDDIRQIPEPLLLIVNVNQNIVVRYPNGDIVGTGGSMATPIARNKHRPLLFRLHPQSLSPGDTLAFELATPRSAARLAHVYIGPAAVLDNAWQFNNLMRQGVVKTVAIVLLITALLIGSIWFFYPHRKEYLWYALGSALWAAHSTNHLVRDIPVSDRLWAALIPLTIGLSILSIITMIYYYTPLGAKGERQHTRPLLYLWASSLLLAIPLFFLPYASGAQAQYHIVWYGLLVCLFILVLAYVVQLYWEQQTTKRLLFVLCGFAMLVFGIHDIWVFDNQELTRPYLLHFAALFTLLSQYFLLVRRFVLSLRETQYYAHHLEELVVEREQQLEANYQKMRVLEQEKAVVDERERIMRDIHDGFGGHLVSTLVMLERPDVSLPVIKENIQDALNDLRLVIDSLDFDSQDVTTALGMFRSRNRRKIKQAGFELRWAVEDIATPPGFGAEKTLQLLRIVQEAITNSIKHSGGNTITVSTGTDSGSGNSFVQIADNGCGIAATYQPGKGLSSMRKRAEHIGAHLTIRPNLTTAGTAVRICLPTHAQQPK, encoded by the coding sequence ATGAATGCGCTCCGGCGGCTGCGGATTTTTTGGTGGCTGCCGGTTTACCTGCTGGTGTTGTACGGTTTGACGGTGCAATTGGATTCCCTAAGCTTTGCGCCCGATAACCGTTGGCAAGCCACCTTTAACGTAGCAACGCCCGGTGCGACTCGCACGCACGGTAGCATCCGTATCCCTGATGATATTCGCCAGATTCCTGAACCGCTGTTGCTGATCGTTAATGTTAATCAAAATATCGTGGTGCGCTACCCGAATGGCGATATTGTCGGCACAGGCGGCAGCATGGCTACCCCGATTGCCCGCAATAAACACCGCCCGCTGTTATTTCGTCTGCACCCGCAAAGCCTATCCCCCGGTGATACCCTTGCGTTTGAATTAGCCACTCCGCGCAGTGCGGCGAGGCTTGCCCACGTGTATATCGGCCCTGCGGCGGTATTGGACAATGCCTGGCAATTCAACAATCTCATGCGTCAGGGCGTGGTTAAAACGGTCGCGATTGTGTTGCTGATTACCGCATTGTTAATCGGCAGCATTTGGTTCTTTTACCCACACCGCAAGGAATACCTGTGGTATGCCCTTGGCAGCGCATTGTGGGCGGCGCATAGCACCAACCATCTGGTGCGTGACATACCCGTTAGTGATAGGTTATGGGCGGCGCTGATTCCTTTAACGATAGGTTTAAGTATCCTGTCGATTATCACCATGATTTATTATTACACGCCCTTGGGCGCAAAGGGCGAGCGTCAGCATACCCGCCCGCTGCTGTATTTATGGGCGAGTTCGCTGTTACTGGCGATACCCTTGTTTTTCTTGCCGTATGCATCTGGAGCGCAAGCCCAATACCACATTGTCTGGTACGGTCTGTTGGTTTGCTTGTTTATTTTGGTATTGGCGTATGTGGTGCAACTTTATTGGGAGCAGCAGACCACCAAGCGCTTGCTGTTTGTGCTGTGTGGTTTTGCCATGCTGGTGTTTGGTATCCACGATATTTGGGTCTTTGATAATCAGGAATTGACGCGCCCTTATTTGCTGCATTTCGCGGCATTATTTACCCTGCTCAGTCAGTATTTTCTTTTGGTGCGGCGCTTCGTGCTCAGTTTGCGTGAAACTCAGTATTACGCCCACCATCTGGAAGAGTTGGTGGTTGAACGTGAACAGCAATTGGAAGCCAATTACCAAAAAATGCGGGTTTTGGAGCAGGAAAAAGCGGTGGTTGATGAGCGCGAACGCATTATGCGCGACATCCACGACGGTTTTGGCGGGCATTTGGTTTCCACTCTCGTTATGTTGGAACGCCCCGATGTTAGCTTGCCGGTGATTAAGGAAAATATTCAGGATGCGCTTAATGATTTGCGCTTAGTGATTGATTCATTGGATTTCGATTCACAAGACGTTACCACGGCGTTAGGCATGTTTCGCAGCCGCAATAGGCGTAAAATCAAGCAAGCCGGGTTTGAATTGCGCTGGGCAGTTGAAGACATCGCCACTCCGCCGGGTTTTGGGGCGGAAAAAACCCTGCAATTGCTGCGTATTGTGCAAGAAGCCATTACCAATAGCATAAAACACAGTGGCGGCAATACGATTACCGTCAGCACTGGCACGGATAGCGGCAGCGGTAACAGTTTTGTGCAAATTGCGGATAATGGGTGTGGCATTGCCGCGACTTACCAGCCCGGTAAAGGGCTAAGCAGTATGCGCAAACGGGCAGAACACATTGGCGCACACTTAACTATCCGCCCGAACTTGACGACGGCGGGAACGGCCGTGCGCATCTGTTTGCCGACCCATGCCCAGCAGCCGAAGTAA
- a CDS encoding response regulator, whose amino-acid sequence MINHHSSDTAMRNPISIIVVEDDPVVLNRFMTLFTTNPAFHLLAACSNATSARSVISSAVADVLLTDLGLPDGNGLELIRQCNALHPDTHIMVISVFGDEKHVITAIEAGATGYILKDDDSMEVEQSIQQLCAGGAPISPAVASHLLKRLRPEAAEVKLTKAEMEILLFIAKGYTAQETADLKHVSYHTVTSHIKSIYRKLHISTRAEAVHEAVKRHLL is encoded by the coding sequence ATGATTAACCATCACTCAAGCGATACCGCCATGCGCAATCCCATCAGCATCATCGTTGTGGAAGATGACCCGGTTGTTCTCAACCGCTTCATGACCCTGTTCACCACCAACCCCGCGTTTCATCTACTGGCGGCGTGTAGCAATGCCACTAGCGCCCGTAGCGTTATCAGCAGTGCCGTTGCTGATGTGTTGCTCACTGATCTGGGGTTGCCGGACGGTAATGGGCTGGAATTAATTCGCCAATGCAACGCGCTGCATCCCGATACGCACATTATGGTCATCAGCGTGTTTGGCGATGAAAAGCACGTCATTACTGCGATTGAGGCGGGTGCAACCGGTTACATCCTCAAAGATGACGACTCGATGGAAGTGGAACAATCCATTCAGCAACTGTGCGCGGGTGGTGCTCCGATTAGTCCGGCAGTTGCCAGCCACTTGCTCAAACGCTTGCGCCCAGAGGCGGCGGAGGTCAAGCTGACCAAGGCGGAAATGGAGATTCTCTTATTCATTGCCAAAGGCTATACCGCGCAGGAAACCGCCGACCTCAAGCACGTTTCTTACCACACGGTTACGTCGCACATCAAAAGCATTTACCGCAAACTGCACATCAGCACCCGTGCCGAAGCCGTTCACGAAGCGGTCAAAAGGCATTTGCTATGA